TCTCTGCCAGCACAGATTGGTGTGGGTGGTCCAAGCTCTTTGCCCGTACGCCAAAGTGCCACACGACCCCCTCTGCGAACGACCGAGGGCTCAAGCCGACGTCCTTCGGTATCTTTTCAGCCTTTCAAGGCGGGCTCGCTCTCGGGCTCGCCTGTCCCGAGGCAGATTGATCCCGAGCCGGCTTCTCCTCAGACGTCGGCTCGTCCAGGTATTCCTTCCCTTAAGCAAGCAGGAAACCGAACATCTCTTACTGCTGGTATGCCAGCTTCCCTACGCGgtggtcctcctcctccggcATCTACAGACCCTGCTGTCGCCAGCTCCCCGCGACCAGCATCGACTAGTCGCTACAGTAGCAGCTTCACACATCGCCGTGGTCGTCTATCCTTTGGAGGAGCCAGCAGAGCTGGCGATGACGAACAGGGCAGTAGTGGCAGGCAGAGTTTGGCCTCATCGGTGGCACAACCAGGATCTGACCTCCTGGATGAGATTGCAGGAACCAGCTCAGACTCGCTCCAGAACGACCATAAACATCTCTCAGACTTCATCAGCGCACTGGACAGTAAAAAGACCCTGAAGAGCTTTGGTCCCTCAAAGAAAGGTGAATCAGCAACTAACAAGACTGTGGCGCAACTATCGCGCTTCCATCAGATGAAGGACTCTAATAACGCGCTCACGGATTCGATGACATCGTCTGTACAAATGCAGAGGTCGTCGAGCTCATCCAGTCGACAATTGACGAGTGTGCCTGGGATGACTGCACCAGCTTCTGTGTCTGCTTCGTCGTCTCCTGGGAAGCCACTGTCCCCTCATACACCCCACACGCCAGCAATCCCTTCAAGATTGAGCGAGAACTCGATTATTGATTACACTGGCCAAGGACGAATTACTTCGCGTCAGGGGCGAACATCTGATAACAACCCTGCACCAGGAACGATCAGGGAGAATACGATTACACAAGATGGAACGACAGCCATCGACATTCCCTTGTCCCCTCGGCTGGCCACGTATGAGCGAAGGGCGAGCTCTGTTGCACTCCACAATCGGTCGATGGcggatgaagatgagccgGACTCTGCCTTTGCGCACCGATCTATCAGCTTAGGTGCTGATGATAGAGAGCCACCTACTCTAAGCATCTTGTTAGGTAGGCAGATGCAGCTCGAGGGAGGGTCAACTCAAAGGGGATCGGATGAACTCAAACCAGCAGCTGAAATCGAGACCTCTGACACGCCAGGGCTGATGCAGCGCGGTCTGTCAGAAGAGAACCCTCCTGAGGGACTGATACCGACGGCAGCGTCTAGCTCACCTTTTGGTAGAAGGCGATATATGGGTATGGCTTCACATAAGCAGACACCGCCGCACTCATCCCGTGGAAGCTTTACTGGATCTATCACCAGGCAGGTTCGGGGTGACGATGACTCGATTAACGAGGAGCCTCTGGTCTTTGACCTGTCAGAAATGGATCCGCAGGGCCGGCGAAGCATCGAAGAGGCCCGTAGCGGCACCCATGGGGCAACAAATGCTACATCAGACAAGGGAGGGTATGAAAGCCGTGGTGCTTCAAGACGGGGTTGGTGAGAATGACATAACTGAATATGGATTTTGGACACAAATTACATACAACATCGACTAACAGTAAAGTAAGAGCGACGACACACCAGCTTGATTGGAGTCATGAGTTATGTTTCAAGGCAGTGGAGTAGCAGGCAGGATGGCGCATTGGATGCGTGATACAGTAGATTGCCAggttatttattatttatttatgtatgtatgtatgtatgtatggacggatggatggatggaagcgGCGTATATGGACTCGTATACATTATTCATAGGTTGATACGATTCAAAGCAGCGTCGACTGTAGCGTTAGCAAGCGGCATCCTTCTCATAAGGCGGGCTACCGAATATTATTTACATTATGTATGGGATATATATGCCAAGGTTACCTATGTTTGCTCTTGGTGTGAAGCGTGGCTGTTTGTGACTCCGATGATACCCAATCTGAGGACCACGCCACCTAAGGACGTCATCAAAGGGATAAGGGAGGGGGACGCGCAACTTGTCACGAAGTTGACGATGAGTAGGTGCTagaataaattaaaggctccGCAACAAAAGTAATTGTTTCGTGAAAAACGGATAGAAGCAGCATATTTCGTATTAGGTTTTGCGGGTGAAGCGTAAGCAGCATGATTCAGCCCATTAAGCGCCCTGATTAGATGCATGGCAGATCTCGATAGAAGCTCGCCGATGTCAGACTGTCAATGATACTTCTCCGTACGGATAGTAAAAATGGAATCAAGCCTGATCGACTATACCCAAGTTGGCTGTGAACTTAGGTATAGGTAGTACTAATGTAGGTGAAATACTCCTGGATCAAGTTTGGTGTGGCGCACTCGTGGTCCTCAAGCCACATTGACCAGGGAGCTTGTCCTTCTGGGGAGGTAGCTCAGCCCCGCTATGTACTTGCTTCGGTTCGCTCGCCGCTCGTTCGTCATCAGAGCGAGCCAAAGGTAAGCGAAGCTGGAAGCCTGTTCTGTTTAAACACTTGCTACCTACAAACtctttaagttactttatttactagGCACCTCCTtattacctaccttaggcaAGGTAGTTCGTTTTGTTCCTCACACTCGACCCATTCACTATATTCTCGTCCTCAAGACAACACCAAACGCCTACGACGCTTTCTCAACTTACCACCCTCTGTCTGAGAGTAATAAGTGACGTGCCTGTGTGGAGAGTGCGACCGCCGACGACGTAACCCAGGGTCTTGGTACGGGACCTTCATCTCGCATCGTTATCActagccttcttcttccaccacCAAACAGCAACATCGTCGCTTTCGTCGAGACTCTTCTTCTATATACGGTGGATATCCGCATTACATATCCAAGGCTCTCGGCCGACGAATTCATCCCCGCGCCTCTCTCGTATTCACTCCATCCCCGCCAATAACTGATACCCCGAGTCAAATCACCAACCACCATGTTCcgagcctcagcagcaggccCTTATGATGAGGTCGTCAGTATGTAGCGCCCCGCTCTATTCGGGTCGGACAAGAGAATCCCAACAACTTGCTCTCGTCTCGATCTGCGCTTTCTTGCGACTAACACGGATTTAGCCAAGGCCACCGACGAGAACCTCACGTCTGAGGATTGGGGCGCCATTATCGAGGTCTGTGACAAAGTAGGCAACGACCCAAATGGCCCCAAGGAAGCTGTCCAAAGCATCATCAGGCGCCTTGCGCATCGCAACGCCAATGTCCAGCTCTACACTCTTGAGGTATGTTGAATACCACGCCGTCTTGTGAAGCCTTGTTTTACTAACTCAATCAGCTTGCGCATGCCCTCGCCCAAAACTGTGGGAAGAATATACACCGCGAACTTTCTAGCCGTGCCTTTACAGATGCCCTCCTCCGTCTCACCAACGACCGCAATACCCACACACAAGTCAAGTCTAAAATCATTGAGCATATGAAGAGCTGGTCCGAGATGTTCAGCAGCGATCCTGAACTGGGCATCATGAGCGATGCCTACAACCGTGCCACACGAAGCAACCCGAACATTCAGCCCCCAAGTGCTCCTCAAAAGCAGGGCCTTACCGAGCTCGATCgccagaaggaagaggatgaattGCAGATGGCCCTCAAGTTGAGtctgcaggaggaggagcgcaAGAAGACTGCTGCAAGCAGTCCAGGCGCACAAGCCGGTCCTAGTGGCCAGACAGAGAGCCCAGCTCCTGCTGCGCCGGCTGGAACTACAGCGGCCACGGTGAGCCGGGTACGCGCGCTCTTCGACTTCGCTCCTTCTGAGCCCGGAGAGCTGGAATTCAAGAAAGGCGATGTTATTGCTGTTCTCGAGAGCGTATACAAGGACTGGTGGCGAGGCTCTCTCAGGGGCAAGACTGGCATCTTCCCGCTCAACTATGTCGAAAAGCTTACCGATCCCACACCGGATGAGTTACAGCGCGAGGCTCAGATGGAGGCCGAGGTGTtcgctgagatcaagaacgtTGAGAAGCTCCTCACATTGTTGAGCACTTCCAACACAGCGCCCCGAGAGGAAGATAACGAGGAGATTTCCGTAAGCACCCAGTATGATGCAAAGTGTTTTCAGTATGCTAACAGGTCCTGCAGAAGCTTTACCACCAGACTCTTGCGATTCGACCCAAGCTTATCAAGCTGATCGAGAAGTACTCTCAGAAGAAGGGTTAGCATTGAACGCCCCCAAGACTGGATATGATGCTAATATCCATCTCTCAGATGACTTTACACAGCTGAACGAAAAGTTTATCAAAGCTAGAAGGGACTACGAGGCTCTGTTGGAGTCTTCTATGGcccatcctcctcagcacAGCTACCAGCAATACGCAATGCGACCGGGTCCCGGTCAGGGCTATCCTCAAGCTGGCGGATATCCTCCTCAGGGAGCAGCTCCTCAGGACCCCTCGAGATATTATACTCCTGGCCCACAAGGTATGATAGCCCTTTGCCCTTGCAATGAAGGGCCTCTTTCTGACTCTTTAACAGAGCAACCTCCTTATCAAGCATCGTCTCCTCCCCCTAACTTCCAGAATCAACCTCAAGGTCAACCGGCACCTTTCTATGTAGCAGGAGCTGAAGTGCCCGCTGGTTCGCAGCCCTACCCTACCCGGACCGAGTCTCCTTCCAATGGTAAACAGCCAGCCCCTATCAATACTTCAACACCAGGCCCCAACTTCAATCCTTACAACCAATCTCAGAGCAACAACCCTTACACGCAAGCGCCTACAGGAGGACGACCTGGTAGCACATACGGAGCCCAAGAGTTGGCTACATCTGTCTACGATTCCCCTATAGCGACCAACAACCCACACCAGCCGACCTCGGCTGCCACATTTTCAAGCTCGGTGTATTCTCCTGAGGAGCCCAACGAGAACGCCAGCGCAGCACCTCCTGGTCCTTATGCATCgcatcagcagcaacctcaacAATACCAGAGCTACAACCCTTCTCAAGTCCCTCCCATGCCCACAGGGTCagctccccctcctcctcagagtGTCATGACACCTCCCCCTCTGAACCCTGGGAATGCCGGCGGATATGATGCTCGTCATGGTCTGCCCAGTCAaggtggtgctggtggtcAGACTCAATACAAGCCTTATGTGCCACCCGGAGATGGTCCTTCAGCACCTGCACCCGACAATTACTATCAAAGCGGGGGAGTCTACTAAGGATTTGGTGATTTGGGGAGATAGTCGACTGTTGCTATAGCTTCAATACATTCCTGGCACGTACATAACGCGGGGACTTTTCGTTTTAGTGGTCCTGGTTTTTGCCCGGGTTGACCTTTCCTGGGCTCATGTTGATTTGGTACATTGAAGTTTCTGGTTTTTATACTTATGACTTGCCATGTCTATTTGATACGAATTGTCTTGTAGTCGCTATCCGTAGTCAGATAAGTTTTGCGTATTGCAACGCTATAGATGACAAGGCTTGGCTAGGGGGGGTTCATGTGTATTAAAAAAGACCAAGTCAAAGTAAACTTTGAACTAGCTGAATGTCTCCTACTCTGTCTGTACATACTGTAGTTCGTGATACTAATATTCAAATATTCTGGATCGGAAGATGTATCCGTATTTGTTAGTAGTCTCCCTCTCGCAAGCCAGTAACGGACTCGTTTCGTTTCACAACCTGAAACCTCGACCGTCTCGCCCCTGTAACACCCTAACTTTTTGCCGCCTCCCATTCCGTTTTCCTGTCTGTCTCCCTTTTTCCCTCCCGTCCTCTTTTGTTCTTCCCTTGAGCACGTTAAAAAATATACATATTAATTCTTTGCACTACCTACgcattctctttctcttctcccctGTCTACCTAGTTAATTTTTGTCGTTTCAGCTGGTTCTGTAACTTCAAGTGCCACTCTCTTCTGATCGCTCAATATCACACCACCATTTTCTATACATTCATACACATACATATACatatccatcatcaccatcaacaacatgaaGACTACAGTCTTTGTCACGCTTCTCTCGGCGGCTGCTTCGCTCGTCAGCGCCGGCATCGTCGTCACGCCTGTTTTCTTTAACCAGATCGTTGAGAAACTCTCTGGCGATTGTCCTTTTGGCGTAGTCACTCCTCAAGGTTGCGCGTAAGTTCGGTCTCTCGACGGGTTGAGTAGTTAGAGTCATACATGCTAATATTTCGATAGCCCTCAACGTGGTTAGAGACTGAGCTCTCTATCCGGTGGTTGATTCGATCATAACGTTCTCTCTTTGGTGTTTTCGGGCAGTTTTAGGAACTCTTCTCTTTGTATGTGTTAAAAGGCTTGAGCAGATAAGAATCTCATAATATTTAAGCGTGTCCTTCAACCTCCAAAGCGTCTCCATCCTGCACGAGTAATACTAAGCTCATTGAATTCAAGCTTGAACTGAACATGCCACTGACTAGGTCACATTCTTTTCTGCTGGCAGGTTTAAACCCTCCATGTCATGTTAAGGCTTTGCTTGCTCGACGTCTTGATCATTCCCGTTCTTATCTATAGTTCGTAGCATAGCACCCTCCGAAGAAATTTATTAGAAAGTCTACACATATGAAGCCACTCTAGCCTCATCTGGATGACATTCATTCATGGCCTGAACCTCAACTTCGTTGGCACCGGTAGAGGATTTACGGAAGCTTTTATCCTGGAGACATTTTGCAACATTGTACGTCAAGAACTGTTTAATGTCTAGACCCACGAAAGCGGCGACAAGCATGATGCATGAGAACGGTATAGTAGCGTAGAAGACATAAGGTAGTGGGCTGGTGTAGGCTTTGACAACGGCATCCCCGACTGAGTCAACGATGGCCTTGTTGATACCGgcctcagggggcaagaaaatacCAAACCTTGATTTCAGGTGTCAGAATAAACCtagcaaagagtcccctaaacttaggctaaatttacctaatattttcatcgcttagggtcaaggtcccgagttttctttcctcccctagaccGGGTACGTCTGAGTAATCGCCTTTGTTGATAGCCTCAAAGAGTGGAGGTAGGGACTTGGTTGGCAGGCCACATCTAGTTATAGCCGGGGTCACATACTTGGGAATCTTCCTCGGGGACTCGTTGCTGAAAATAGCGACATACACAGCCTGGGAAATGGCACCCCCGAGGACAAGAATCGATCCAAGAATACCAGACGCTATCCCGATATCTTGGGGTTCCCTGAGGAGAGTTACACAGGTGCGTGCAACATTCTCAATGTATCCAACAGCAGTGCATGCAATCAACCCGAATGCGATTGTGTTTACCACCGGCCAGGAGAAATGGAAGACGTTGACGTGATGAAAGTCAtgacaagagcagcagcgcATATGCACTGGATCTTGAGGCGACGAACATAGGCGATAGCGAGACCTGACATAGCTTGGCCCAGAACAACTCCACCACCATTCACGCAGCTCTGCCAGCCAACTTTGATGGAATATGCGGTGTACAGTGTGCTGATAATTGTAGGCCAGAGAGCGGTCAAGGAGTTGTAGGCCATGGAGGCAACAATCGCACAGGTGACTACTGCGACGAACCCAGTGTTCTTAAAAACACGGGACGTGATCAGGGGTTTCCAGAACATAGATGAGCCTCTTCGCGCAGGATTAGCGGACTCTGGATAGAAATGTGACATCAAGGAACCATACCATATACAAAGAAGCCGACAAGTGCCATTATACCAATGACTAATGTGCAAAACTCAGCACTCTTCCAAGGATATGTCGTACCACCACAAGAAAGGCCAACAAAGAAGAGAACGCATCCGATAGTGAAAAGAAACATGCCAATCCTATCAAGCTCTTTAGTTTGTGGTGTTCTCGTCTTTCCCACGTGGAGTTGAGAAAAGGTCGCAGGGTGGTAGAGCAACTGATATAGAGCCAGAGTGATTACACTCAGAATGATGCCCAGATAGTAAATCCAGCACCAGCCTTCATGTATGTTGTAGATTATCGTTCGGGCTGATACAGGGGTGAAGGTAAGATGAAGACACATACAGAGTATTCGAGGGGAGCACCCATCCCAGGTATGCGCAAGTACTTGCTAGACACTGCGCCTATAAA
The window above is part of the Fusarium musae strain F31 chromosome 6, whole genome shotgun sequence genome. Proteins encoded here:
- the ATG13 gene encoding autophagy protein 13 (BUSCO:EOG09261V2P~EggNog:ENOG41), whose amino-acid sequence is MHQQPRGPARVSSPGATHHPSIPSRSNSTRDAALGSRPRAGSNVAGRDTPSSPTIGDVPTLAPPADSIRKLDQIVQNFYAKAAVLVLDSRIKSKPARGANGGRKPNKWFQIETDEIDDFRDELKIWKTCGSFDNPPPPMVIEVYLDTSRLKDSQSLVIVDEAGKRWDVMEQLNSSGSSTDSSSGASRRNNEVIIERWRVELKYSGVIPTDFGPILPTIYKKAIVFFRSLFITTRLLPAWKFASQGPAKNSHPALIPRCRVRLSQSDRSRNDQLRLPIDGRPDPVTEYMFGDLEVPVGRLSTTVTYRNDCNFRVDDSEALLSSRFMGVDENFFRPSIPPLNDHSRAQTTEAGSLRDNRSRPNLSDMQQAYGSLSTFHTNVPMGTSPISALRSVRPPGSDTSSPPESLPAQIGVGGPSSLPVRQSATRPPLRTTEGSSRRPSVSFQPFKAGSLSGSPVPRQIDPEPASPQTSARPGIPSLKQAGNRTSLTAGMPASLRGGPPPPASTDPAVASSPRPASTSRYSSSFTHRRGRLSFGGASRAGDDEQGSSGRQSLASSVAQPGSDLLDEIAGTSSDSLQNDHKHLSDFISALDSKKTLKSFGPSKKGESATNKTVAQLSRFHQMKDSNNALTDSMTSSVQMQRSSSSSSRQLTSVPGMTAPASVSASSSPGKPLSPHTPHTPAIPSRLSENSIIDYTGQGRITSRQGRTSDNNPAPGTIRENTITQDGTTAIDIPLSPRLATYERRASSVALHNRSMADEDEPDSAFAHRSISLGADDREPPTLSILLGRQMQLEGGSTQRGSDELKPAAEIETSDTPGLMQRGLSEENPPEGLIPTAASSSPFGRRRYMGMASHKQTPPHSSRGSFTGSITRQVRGDDDSINEEPLVFDLSEMDPQGRRSIEEARSGTHGATNATSDKGGYESRGASRRGW